One Lolium rigidum isolate FL_2022 unplaced genomic scaffold, APGP_CSIRO_Lrig_0.1 contig_9424_1, whole genome shotgun sequence genomic window, AAAATCTCTAGCCAAGCAGTTATTCGATAGCGAGAACATGTTGGTTCGCTTTGACATTACTGAATACACTTGCTCTTCTTCTGTGACGCGTCTCATTGAAGCACCCCCGAGGTTTTCTAATTACAAATATTTTTTACATTATATTATTCTGTCATACTTTGTAGTTAGTTTTTTTTACTAATACCAGTACTCACCAAACCTGAAGAATTTAGCAGTAAAGATTCTTAGTTTGACATGCAGCTCATCAGCATGTGAGAGAAATTTTTCAGCATTTGAACAAGTAAGAAATCTTTCAACTCCTATTAGTACACCAACATTAGCTTCTAGTTTACTACATGTTGCTGGTTGCACAACTTCCGTTACTACATGAAAAACATTAGCTTCTAGTTACTACCCTGTGGTCGGCCGCGACGACGAGATCGACCGCGTCATCCACATCCTGTGCCGCCGCTCCAAGAACTGTGTGGCGCTCGTCGGCGCAGCGGGGGTCGGCAAGACGGCCATCGCCGAGGGCCTCGCGCAACGCATCGTTGCCGGCAACGTGCCCCCGCAGCTTGCCAGTGCACGCCTCGTGGAGCTCGATCTGGCCGCCATCGTCGCTGGGACCCAGTGGCGCGGTATGTTCGAGGAGCGCATCAAGGCCGTGATCAATCGCGCCGAGGCGTCCAAGGGCAAGATCATCCTTTTCATTGATGAGATGCACATGCTCATCGGAGCCGGCGATTGGAGAGGCCGCAGCGACGCCGCAAACATACTAAAGCCGGCGCTAGCCCGCGGCCGTATCCGCTGCATCGGCGCCACCACCTACGATGAGTACCGTGAGCACATCGAGGCGGACCCTGCGCTCGAGCGGCGGTTCCAGAAGGTGCACGTCGTGCAGCCGAGCATGCCAGCGACCCTCGGCATTCTGCAGGGGCTTAAGGAGCGGTCTGAACGACACTATGGCGTGAAAATTCAGGATTCCGCTATCGAGGCTGCAGTACACCTCGCCGACCGCTATATCACAGGTGATTTTTAAGCTTTTTGTTATTTTCGATAAGCTTTTTTTATTCCGTAAGAGCTAAAATAATCTTCCATTGATATTTTTTAGGCCGTCAATTTCCTGATAAGGCGATTGATCTAATTGACGAAGCTTGCACATGGGTAGAAGGAAAAGCGGGTGCAATTGTTAACCCTGATATTGTAGCACaggtaagcatgtaatttgccaTGCGTGTATTGACTAATTAATTTTGCTATTTGAAGGTTATATTCAACCAATTTTGTTACTGTTTGAAGGTGGTAAGCCGATGGACTGGAATCCCTATAGCTAAGCTTGACGAAAGGGAGAAGGTCAAGTTAATGCACTTGGCCGACAGATTGCACAAGAGAGTAATTGGCCAGAATGAGGCCGTCGAGTTGGTTGCCGAAGCGGTGTTGCGTTCTAGGGCCGGCATTGCTCAGCCTCGCCAACCGATAGGCTCATTCCTCTTTCTAGGCTCGACCGGCGTTGGCAAAACGGAACTTGCAAAAGCTCTCGCCGAGCAGTTATTCGATAGCGAGAACATGTTGGTTCGCTTTGACATGACTGAATATACTTGCTCTTCTTCCGTGACGCGTCTCATTGGAGCACCCCCGAGGTTTCTAATTACAAATATTTTTTTACATTACATTATCTTGTCATACTTTGTAGTTAGTTTTTTTTACTAATACCAGTGCTCCTTTTTGCGACGTCATAAAGCTACCGTGGTCATAAAGACGGTGGACAACTGACAGAGAAAATCAGGAGACGCCCATACAGCGTTATCCTTTTCGATGAGGTGGAGAAGGCGGATTACTCGGTGATAAATCTTTTTCTTCAACTTCTTGACGATGGTGTGTTGACTGATGGACAAGGCCGGAGTGTAGATTTCAAAAATACGGTCGTCATTATGACCTCAAATCTAGGAGCAGAGCACCTAACCGGAGGAAAAACAACTGAAGTTGCACATGAACTTCTCATGAAACAGGTTTGTGAAACATAAATATCCATTGTAAGATCAAGCCACATGTTGATTTGCTgacataaatacatgcttgtttgTGTAGGTTCGGAGACACTTCAGGCCTGAACTTCTTAACAGATTGAGCGAGATTGTGATATTCGAGCCGCTTTCACACCACCAGCTGAAGGAGATCGTGAACATCCAGATGAAGTGTGTCACTGACAGATTAGCCAGCAAGGGCATCTCTCTAGTGTTAAGGGAAGCCGCGCTGGATGTCATTCTGTCGGAATCGTACAACCCTGTAAGCAATGTTTCTTCTTTCGAAATAATCATACTATGCGGCTCACCTTTTAttagacgaatcatcaacattCTTTTGGTAAGTTTTGGTAATAACCAACCATATACACTGTGTCTTGCACAGGTGTACGGCGCAAGGCCCCTAAAGAGGTGGGTGGAAAAGCATATAGTTACAACCATCTCCAAGATGATGGTCAGCGAAGAAGCCGGTGAAGGCTCGAtgatctccatcgacgctgctgacGACGGGAAGGGTTTGAAATACCAAGTTTCGTAGAatagaagttcatggtccagtggCGATTGAAGATCAAATGTGCAGCTTTGACTGATTTTCCGTAGAGACTTGGAGATGTAGAACTCTTTTAGCCATGAGACACCACGAGATGTGGTCCCAGACAATTTTGAGTCCCCTGTGTAATGTTCAAGGCATgttctttatttttctctataatCTATGAGTATGAGCACAATTCCATAGTTTAGCTGGAAAATAACATATACATACAGTACTTGTAACATCGCATACTGATCATTTTTGTGCTTGTGTATAAGATAGCTTTGTTCTGGTTGTTGCAAACAAATATATCTTGCAAGAAACAcagaaaatcatgcattgttcagATATACAACATTAATAGCTTCGGCAGAAACTGTTAAAAAAAATACAGTATCACTGCCTTTCAAGGCAAAACAGTTGAAAATGTCCATGACTGGAACTGGGAGCATTGCTACCATCTTCAAAGAAACTGCCAATCCGAGAGGGACATGTCACTGCTACTTATTCAATATAGCATAGGAGTGCACATCGCCCATTCACCTGTGCTCTCGCTGGTAAAAAAAATTCTACAAATGTGATCCGCAAGTCTCCATACAGAAGGTAAATAACAGCAATGACATATACTAAGATCTTCTCACAAGTATAAGCTACATGAAAATAAAATCCGAGCGCCCAACAAGGTTCACAAGCACAGGCACACTCACCGCCTCACTGGAGCAACTCGCATCATAAGTTCTTGAATGCGGACTCGTGAGGGTGCTTGGGCGTGAGCCTCTCCAGCAAGGCCTTGTTCTGGAAGTGATCGGCGTCTACGAAGTAGAAGCTCTCATTGGCCTTGAAGGTGACGAAAGGCCGGTTCGTCTCCGCAGGCCTGATGTCAGCAAACTTGATCGTCTTCTTCAGGGGTGTAGCCAGCCACGACATGATCTCTGCGTCAAAACTGTCTGAACCCTGCCGCCACCTCAGCTTGTGTATGTAGGGGCTCACGAACCAGTGCAAGGCTCCAGTCGTGGTGGCGCTGAGGAAGATCACAGTGGCTGCAACTCCGCCCTTGAGGATCACGTTCATGTCGGGTGAAGTCATGAAGGTTATCACGGGGCCGAGGGAGACGGAGAGGCAGCAGGTGGATAGGGACAGGAGCTTCACTTTCTTGATGGTTGATGATATCGGTCCCTGATAAACAAGTTCGTCATCTTTATCGCCGTCCTCCTTGATCTGCTTGGATTTGGGCCCAATGCTTATCTTGCCGCCACTGGGGTCAGTTTCTTTGATGGCAGTGGCTTGAGAAGCCCATCTTGCCTGACCGTACAGAGAAGGGATTGGACTGAATCTGTCGCCTTTTGCAAGAGGATTCTGCTTAAACGTTGAGAAATACCTCCACGTTGCAGATTTAGTAACCTGAAAATCTGGCAAAGCAAAGGGCAATGAGCCATTTCTGCATATATAGTTCCAGTGATACATGCAAGACAGCAGAAGATTAACTTTGGTTATCCAACAGAAGCATGTTTGGAGAGTAAACCTGTCATAGCTACATGTTTTTTTATCTTCAATTCAGGACGCTACACAGTTTAAGGTAATTCAAAAGGGGAAATGACACATGCCAAAATTGCAAGGCATATTCACACACATACTCCAACAAGCACTTCAAAGCAGTAGATATTACTATGTATGTTTGCCCAAATGCAACTATGTGATATGGACAAGATGAGAGGTGCTGCTGCAGAGGGCCACAATCTGAAATACTActagaagataaataaaaactaatTCCAATTGAGAGCATTAATCTAGAGAAACACAGAAAAGGTGCAAAAAATTTATCACTGAATCAGGACACTTACGAGTTTAAGGCAAAATACAAGAAAAATTCAGAAGCAGGCATGCAAGTACAGTTAAACATGACAAGTTCTATGTGGACACTTTCTCCCTAAATGAACTGCAGGGACTTTTCTTAACCACCTAAAACACTCTATCTTCCCAATGAATTAACCATATACCTCAACAGTTGTCAGTTTATAACCAAAAGCAGATGTTCATAAGCCAAACAAGAACAAAAAAGAGGTCCATAAGTCAGTGATGAGTCAGATAACATCATCAGTTCAGCACCTGTTCGTATGGTACTCCCAATACCTAATCAAAATACTCTAAAAAAAAATAACCTAATCGAACTAGGAAATCAAATACCAGTGCCACAGAGCAGGATCAAATTTTGTCAGTTTCAAGCTAGAGAGAACCATGCATGCCGAGACGATAAATCAGCCAAAGCAACATGCCCTTCTGACCCTATACTGCTATACATTAGGATGTTATCCAGATTTCAG contains:
- the LOC124682358 gene encoding chaperone protein ClpB1-like, which translates into the protein MRPSTSSYYPVVGRDDEIDRVIHILCRRSKNCVALVGAAGVGKTAIAEGLAQRIVAGNVPPQLASARLVELDLAAIVAGTQWRGMFEERIKAVINRAEASKGKIILFIDEMHMLIGAGDWRGRSDAANILKPALARGRIRCIGATTYDEYREHIEADPALERRFQKVHVVQPSMPATLGILQGLKERSERHYGVKIQDSAIEAAVHLADRYITGRQFPDKAIDLIDEACTWVEGKAGAIVNPDIVAQVVSRWTGIPIAKLDEREKVKLMHLADRLHKRVIGQNEAVELVAEAVLRSRAGIAQPRQPIGSFLFLGSTGVGKTELAKALAEQLFDSENMLVRFDMTEYTCSSSVTRLIGAPPSYRGHKDGGQLTEKIRRRPYSVILFDEVEKADYSVINLFLQLLDDGVLTDGQGRSVDFKNTVVIMTSNLGAEHLTGGKTTEVAHELLMKQVRRHFRPELLNRLSEIVIFEPLSHHQLKEIVNIQMKCVTDRLASKGISLVLREAALDVILSESYNPVYGARPLKRWVEKHIVTTISKMMVSEEAGEGSMISIDAADDGKGLKYQVS
- the LOC124682351 gene encoding uncharacterized protein LOC124682351, with product MATARLRSASASSLRGALLRHCAAGPAAAPARTVSDFQVTKSATWRYFSTFKQNPLAKGDRFSPIPSLYGQARWASQATAIKETDPSGGKISIGPKSKQIKEDGDKDDELVYQGPISSTIKKVKLLSLSTCCLSVSLGPVITFMTSPDMNVILKGGVAATVIFLSATTTGALHWFVSPYIHKLRWRQGSDSFDAEIMSWLATPLKKTIKFADIRPAETNRPFVTFKANESFYFVDADHFQNKALLERLTPKHPHESAFKNL